A region from the Geobacillus vulcani PSS1 genome encodes:
- a CDS encoding isoprenylcysteine carboxyl methyltransferase family protein, translated as MMMRFAFVFFAVVGMRLVELWLAKRNERYVKALGAKEVGARHYPWLVSLHVLFLLSLAVEALRKGARPSRRWPLLFPLFLAVEGLRTWTILSLGRFWNTKILIVPNRPVVKKGPYRWIRHPNYAVVMLEIALLPLLFQARLTAVVFSFLNALLLLVRIKTEERALAALTDYQEAFRTRPRFWPSISRRLTPS; from the coding sequence ATGATGATGCGGTTTGCCTTCGTGTTTTTCGCGGTGGTCGGGATGCGTTTGGTTGAGCTTTGGCTTGCGAAACGGAACGAACGGTATGTGAAAGCGCTCGGGGCGAAAGAGGTGGGCGCCCGCCATTATCCGTGGCTTGTGTCGCTCCATGTGCTCTTTCTTTTGTCGCTGGCTGTCGAGGCGCTTCGAAAAGGCGCCCGCCCGTCGCGGCGCTGGCCGCTTTTGTTTCCACTCTTTCTCGCCGTCGAAGGGCTGCGCACGTGGACGATTTTGTCGCTCGGCCGCTTTTGGAATACGAAAATTTTGATTGTGCCCAACCGCCCGGTCGTGAAAAAAGGGCCATACCGGTGGATTCGTCATCCGAACTATGCGGTCGTCATGTTGGAGATCGCGCTGCTGCCGCTTTTGTTTCAGGCGCGGCTGACGGCCGTTGTCTTTTCATTTCTTAATGCGTTGCTGCTGTTGGTTCGCATCAAAACAGAGGAGCGGGCATTGGCGGCGTTGACAGACTATCAGGAAGCGTTTCGCACCCGGCCGCGCTTTTGGCCAAGCATCTCCCGAAGGTTGACGCCCTCCTAA
- a CDS encoding type III polyketide synthase, which translates to MPTLLSIGTATMPYIVSQDEVKRHVAGLFAGRLGRAERLLQAFDNGGIRTRTFVQPLAWYSTPRGFGEKNAVYMDLAVRYSGEAANNCLQNTPDGPIPHEAVDALFYISTTGLSTPSIEARLMNVLPFSPSAVRVPVWGLGCAGGAAGLARAADYCRAFPKAKALVIAAEFCSLTFQANDVSKSNVIGTSLFSDGVACVLVAGDEAAPNSGAPRIIAARSALMPRSEDVMGWEIRDEGLFVVFSKDIPSIVRAWLRPQVESFLQENGLRLRDLRYFIAHPGGKKVIEAYEEAFGFGMEQTKAAREVLARYGNMSSATVYFVLEEVMRQPLAPGYGLLVALGPGFSAEMVLLKWEE; encoded by the coding sequence ATGCCGACCCTTTTATCGATCGGCACGGCAACGATGCCATATATCGTTTCCCAAGACGAAGTGAAGCGGCATGTCGCCGGGCTGTTTGCCGGGCGCCTCGGGCGCGCCGAGCGGCTGCTGCAGGCCTTTGACAACGGCGGCATTCGGACGCGCACGTTTGTTCAGCCGCTTGCCTGGTACAGCACACCGCGCGGTTTCGGCGAGAAAAATGCCGTGTATATGGATCTCGCCGTCCGCTACAGCGGCGAGGCAGCCAACAACTGCTTGCAGAACACCCCTGACGGCCCGATTCCCCATGAGGCGGTCGATGCGCTGTTTTACATCTCAACGACCGGTTTGTCCACGCCAAGCATCGAGGCCCGGCTGATGAACGTGCTGCCGTTTTCTCCTTCCGCCGTGCGGGTGCCGGTTTGGGGGCTCGGCTGTGCGGGCGGGGCAGCGGGCCTTGCGCGGGCGGCCGATTATTGCCGGGCGTTTCCGAAGGCGAAGGCGCTTGTGATTGCCGCTGAGTTTTGCAGTTTGACATTTCAGGCGAATGACGTATCCAAAAGCAATGTGATCGGCACATCGCTTTTTTCCGACGGCGTGGCCTGTGTGCTTGTCGCCGGCGATGAAGCAGCGCCAAACAGCGGCGCGCCGCGCATCATCGCCGCCCGATCGGCGCTGATGCCTCGCTCGGAAGATGTGATGGGGTGGGAGATTCGTGATGAAGGGCTGTTTGTCGTCTTTTCAAAAGACATTCCGTCGATCGTCCGCGCATGGCTGCGCCCGCAAGTGGAGTCGTTTTTGCAGGAGAACGGGCTGAGGCTTCGCGACCTTCGCTATTTTATCGCCCACCCGGGCGGGAAAAAGGTGATTGAGGCGTATGAGGAAGCGTTCGGATTCGGCATGGAACAGACCAAGGCGGCCAGAGAGGTGTTGGCCCGATATGGCAATATGTCGTCAGCCACCGTTTATTTTGTGCTGGAGGAAGTGATGCGGCAGCCGCTTGCGCCCGGGTATGGGCTGCTCGTTGCCCTCGGCCCCGGCTTTAGCGCCGAGATGGTGCTGCTCAAATGGGAGGAATGA
- a CDS encoding coiled-coil domain-containing protein, with protein MDEWVVRLFDELRQMRAEMATKSDIARANERIERLEQTMTAVKEDVAQTNERLGQLEQTVVAMREDVASLDARVGRMEERFEHMDVRMGRMEERVERVEQTMATKEDVAQTNERLGHLEQTVVAVREDVASLDARVGRMEERVEHMDARMGRMEERVERVEQTMATKEDVAQTNERLGQLEQTVVAMREDVGSLDARVGRMEERVEHTDARMGRMEERFEHMDARMERMEERIEHMDARLGRMEERVERVEQTMATKEDVAELPFIRQAVMETLETLRDVSTIKQTVAQMQQKIDEIITGQARQELVLQSLALHLLEHESEIRALKAK; from the coding sequence ATGGACGAATGGGTGGTGCGCCTGTTTGACGAGCTGCGGCAAATGCGGGCGGAGATGGCAACGAAGTCCGACATCGCCCGGGCGAATGAGCGCATCGAGCGGCTTGAACAGACGATGACCGCGGTGAAAGAAGACGTGGCGCAGACGAACGAACGCCTCGGGCAGCTGGAACAAACGGTGGTGGCCATGCGGGAGGATGTGGCGTCGTTGGATGCACGCGTTGGGCGCATGGAAGAGCGCTTCGAGCACATGGATGTCCGCATGGGGCGCATGGAAGAACGCGTTGAGCGCGTCGAGCAGACGATGGCGACGAAAGAAGATGTGGCGCAGACGAACGAACGCCTCGGGCATCTGGAACAAACGGTGGTGGCCGTGCGGGAGGATGTGGCGTCGTTGGATGCGCGCGTCGGACGCATGGAGGAACGCGTTGAGCACATGGATGCCCGCATGGGACGCATGGAAGAACGCGTTGAGCGCGTCGAGCAGACGATGGCGACGAAAGAAGACGTGGCGCAGACGAACGAACGCCTGGGGCAGCTGGAACAAACGGTGGTGGCCATGCGGGAGGATGTGGGGTCGTTGGATGCGCGCGTTGGGCGTATGGAAGAGCGCGTTGAGCACACGGATGCCCGCATGGGACGCATGGAAGAGCGCTTCGAGCACATGGATGCCCGTATGGAGCGCATGGAAGAACGCATTGAGCACATGGATGCGCGCCTCGGGCGCATGGAGGAACGCGTTGAGCGCGTCGAGCAGACGATGGCAACAAAGGAAGATGTCGCCGAATTGCCGTTTATTCGGCAAGCCGTTATGGAGACATTGGAGACGCTGCGAGACGTGTCAACGATCAAGCAAACCGTTGCCCAAATGCAGCAGAAAATCGATGAAATCATCACCGGACAAGCTAGGCAAGAGCTCGTTCTTCAATCCCTCGCGTTGCATCTGCTTGAGCATGAGAGCGAAATCCGCGCTTTAAAAGCGAAATAA
- a CDS encoding nucleobase:cation symporter-2 family protein, with amino-acid sequence MNMKWWQIGSLGIQHVLAMYAGAIVVPLVVGGALRLSGEQLTYLVAVDLLTCGIATLLQVWKNRWFGIGLPVMLGCTFTAVGPMIAIGGQYGMPAVYGSILCAGLVVVLISPYFGKLRALFPPVVTGSVVTVIGLTLIPAAVNNMAGGQGAKDFGDPANLALSFGVLALIVVLYRCFKGFVRSIAILLGMAVGTAVAAAMGKVDWTAVAAASWVHLPQPFYFGVPSFHGPAVLTMVLVAIVSLVESTGVYFALSDICRRRLTDEDLAGGYRAEGLAIMIGGLLNAFPYTTYSQNVGLVQLSGVKTRNVIYAAALFLILLGFVPKIAAVATIIPAPVLGGAMLAMFGMVIAYGVKMLSHVDLAVQENLLIIACSIGVGLGVTAVPNLFAELPAGLRILTDSGIVAGSMTAIILNAVFHFGKVRKSAALPLQEQKIS; translated from the coding sequence ATGAACATGAAATGGTGGCAAATTGGGTCCTTAGGCATCCAGCATGTGTTGGCGATGTACGCCGGGGCGATCGTTGTCCCGCTTGTCGTCGGCGGCGCGCTTCGGCTGTCGGGGGAGCAGCTTACGTATTTAGTGGCCGTTGACCTACTGACATGCGGCATCGCAACGCTTTTACAAGTATGGAAAAATCGATGGTTTGGCATCGGCTTGCCGGTCATGCTTGGCTGTACGTTTACAGCGGTCGGGCCGATGATCGCCATCGGCGGACAATACGGAATGCCGGCCGTGTATGGGTCGATCCTTTGCGCCGGGCTTGTCGTCGTGTTGATCAGCCCGTATTTTGGCAAGCTGCGGGCGCTGTTCCCGCCGGTTGTCACCGGTTCCGTCGTCACGGTGATCGGCTTGACGCTCATTCCGGCAGCCGTGAACAATATGGCGGGCGGGCAAGGGGCGAAAGATTTCGGTGACCCGGCCAACTTGGCGTTGTCGTTTGGCGTGCTCGCGCTTATTGTTGTGCTCTACCGCTGCTTCAAAGGCTTTGTCCGTTCGATTGCTATTTTGCTTGGGATGGCCGTCGGTACCGCTGTCGCGGCCGCGATGGGAAAAGTGGACTGGACAGCCGTCGCCGCAGCGTCGTGGGTTCACCTGCCGCAGCCGTTTTATTTCGGCGTTCCGTCGTTCCATGGCCCGGCCGTGTTGACGATGGTGTTGGTCGCCATCGTCAGCCTCGTTGAATCGACCGGCGTCTACTTCGCTTTGTCTGACATTTGCCGCCGTCGGCTGACGGATGAGGATTTGGCGGGCGGCTACCGCGCCGAAGGATTGGCGATCATGATCGGCGGGCTGCTCAATGCGTTCCCGTATACGACATACTCGCAAAACGTCGGCCTTGTGCAGTTGTCGGGCGTGAAAACGCGAAACGTCATTTACGCCGCCGCTCTGTTTCTCATCTTGCTTGGATTTGTGCCGAAAATCGCGGCCGTGGCGACGATCATTCCAGCCCCAGTGCTCGGTGGGGCGATGCTCGCCATGTTTGGCATGGTCATCGCCTACGGCGTGAAAATGCTAAGCCACGTTGACTTGGCGGTGCAAGAAAACTTGCTCATTATCGCCTGCTCGATCGGCGTCGGGCTCGGGGTGACGGCGGTGCCGAACTTGTTTGCCGAGCTCCCGGCTGGCCTCCGCATTTTGACGGACAGCGGCATCGTCGCTGGCAGCATGACGGCCATCATCTTAAATGCTGTCTTCCATTTCGGTAAGGTAAGAAAATCGGCTGCACTGCCGCTGCAGGAACAAAAAATCTCGTAA
- a CDS encoding xanthine phosphoribosyltransferase, translating to MRALLEKIVAEGEVVADGVLKVDRFLNHQVDPRLMKRIGEEFADQFRGERPTKVLTLESSGISPALMTAYELGVPLVVARKRRPLTMTGEVYRAEVYSFTKQEANEIVVSRSLLDGLDRVLIIDDFLANGQAALGMVEVVRQAGAAVVGIGIVIEKSFQDGGRLLRSRGFRVVSLARIASLADGVIRFHEEVMNR from the coding sequence ATGCGCGCATTGCTCGAGAAAATTGTCGCTGAAGGGGAAGTTGTCGCCGACGGGGTGCTCAAAGTCGACCGCTTCTTAAACCACCAAGTCGACCCGCGTTTGATGAAGCGGATCGGCGAGGAGTTCGCTGATCAGTTTCGCGGCGAGCGGCCGACAAAAGTGTTGACGCTCGAGTCATCAGGCATCAGCCCGGCGCTTATGACGGCCTATGAGCTCGGTGTTCCTCTTGTCGTTGCCCGCAAGCGGCGGCCGCTGACGATGACCGGTGAGGTGTATCGCGCGGAAGTGTATTCGTTTACGAAGCAGGAGGCCAACGAGATCGTTGTTTCCCGTTCACTGCTTGATGGCCTTGACCGGGTGCTCATTATTGATGACTTTTTAGCCAACGGCCAGGCGGCGCTCGGGATGGTGGAGGTCGTTCGTCAAGCGGGAGCAGCTGTCGTTGGCATCGGTATTGTCATTGAAAAATCGTTTCAAGACGGCGGCCGGCTGCTTCGTTCGCGCGGATTCCGCGTCGTTTCGCTCGCCCGCATCGCTTCGCTCGCGGATGGCGTCATTCGATTTCACGAAGAGGTGATGAATCGATGA